One genomic region from Pseudomonas sp. R5-89-07 encodes:
- a CDS encoding putative porin, whose translation MRLASTKTAAALCGGLLLALSVPASAAVDAKLLDMLKANGQITASQYTELQNELAKDQKEQQIARQAQQETNEQIAATAKKTNELSSFDQKLAWAAKTQFKGDVRFRQETIKIDGEPNNGGRDKDRQRIRARLGAYTEINPQVDTGIRIATGGGDDARSTNQDQDGYFDKKSIWLDLGYIDYHPDQIKNLHVIGGKMLQPWVNMGDVIWDSDINPEGLALTYKYPLGGSAELFGSLGNYNLKDNVDGDGVQFRHDLRLTAGQLGTRFSLTDNLKMTLGGSVYAYQNDKDSRCTTTTTPCALAVNGNSANGEFRLYEGFAQADIGGLAVPLAFYGQYVKNNDAVTDQDTAWLLGAKSKVFGFNLDYNYRDTQRDAVVGAFTDSDFANGTTGSRGHKLKVSYDIDKNFALGATYFLTKADYASRTQRDANANTLQLDAEAKF comes from the coding sequence ATGCGTCTTGCTTCCACTAAAACTGCGGCGGCCCTGTGTGGCGGCCTGTTGCTGGCCCTTAGCGTTCCGGCCAGCGCTGCAGTCGACGCCAAGTTGCTCGACATGCTCAAGGCCAACGGCCAAATCACCGCGTCGCAGTACACCGAATTGCAAAACGAATTGGCCAAAGACCAGAAGGAACAGCAGATCGCGCGGCAAGCTCAGCAGGAAACCAACGAACAGATCGCTGCCACCGCGAAAAAAACCAACGAGCTGAGCAGCTTCGACCAGAAGCTGGCCTGGGCCGCCAAGACCCAGTTCAAGGGCGATGTGCGCTTTCGCCAGGAAACCATCAAGATCGATGGCGAGCCTAACAATGGTGGGCGTGACAAGGATCGTCAACGTATCCGCGCGCGCCTGGGCGCCTACACCGAAATCAACCCGCAAGTGGACACCGGCATCCGTATCGCCACGGGCGGCGGCGACGATGCGCGCTCCACCAATCAGGACCAGGATGGCTACTTCGATAAGAAATCGATCTGGCTGGACCTTGGCTACATCGACTACCACCCGGACCAGATCAAGAACCTGCACGTGATCGGCGGCAAGATGTTGCAGCCGTGGGTGAACATGGGCGATGTGATCTGGGATAGCGACATCAACCCTGAAGGCCTGGCGCTCACCTACAAATACCCACTGGGCGGCAGTGCCGAACTGTTCGGCAGCCTGGGTAACTACAACCTCAAGGACAACGTCGACGGCGACGGCGTGCAATTTCGCCACGACCTGCGCCTGACCGCCGGCCAACTGGGCACGCGTTTCTCGCTTACCGACAACCTGAAAATGACCCTGGGCGGCAGTGTCTACGCTTACCAGAACGACAAGGACAGCCGCTGCACGACCACCACTACCCCGTGCGCCTTGGCGGTCAACGGCAACTCGGCCAACGGTGAATTCCGTCTGTATGAAGGTTTTGCCCAAGCGGACATCGGCGGCCTGGCGGTGCCTCTGGCGTTCTACGGCCAGTACGTGAAGAACAACGATGCCGTGACCGATCAGGACACCGCGTGGTTGCTGGGCGCCAAGTCCAAGGTGTTCGGTTTCAACCTGGACTACAACTACCGCGATACCCAACGTGACGCGGTGGTGGGCGCGTTCACCGATTCGGACTTCGCCAACGGCACCACCGGTTCGCGTGGCCACAAGCTGAAGGTCAGTTACGACATCGACAAGAACTTCGCCCTCGGCGCCACCTATTTCCTGACCAAGGCCGACTACGCCAGCCGTACCCAGCGTGATGCCAACGCCAACACCTTGCAGTTGGACGCCGAAGCCAAGTTCTAA
- a CDS encoding anti-sigma factor, whose protein sequence is MLTCKEQVARSSDYLDGQLSFRERLLVRHHLMFCPNCRRFIRQMRLMQATLRIMPQEPVKDADALAERLAAERRQDM, encoded by the coding sequence ATGCTGACCTGTAAAGAGCAAGTGGCACGTTCCAGTGACTACCTCGATGGGCAATTGTCCTTTCGAGAGCGTCTGCTGGTGCGGCATCACTTGATGTTCTGCCCGAATTGCCGGCGGTTTATCCGTCAGATGCGCTTGATGCAGGCGACGTTGCGCATCATGCCGCAAGAGCCGGTGAAAGATGCGGATGCACTGGCCGAACGGCTCGCGGCCGAGCGGCGCCAAGACATGTAG
- a CDS encoding RNA polymerase sigma factor, with protein MAAADDAHLLERLLKGEQQAYKELVTTYQSAMRAVAYAIVGQRHADEVVQDAWLSVVRNLARFEGRSSLKTWLLTITANAAKGRYKQNRREVLLDDLPSPHGTIGDERFTPDDGHWAVAPYAWHQDTPEALLTEEELRKCLEHTLLSLSQLQSSVLVLRERQGLELEEICNLLTLSLSNVRVLLHRARLKVFATVEHFEETGEC; from the coding sequence ATGGCAGCAGCGGACGACGCGCACCTGCTCGAGCGCCTGCTCAAGGGCGAGCAGCAGGCCTACAAGGAACTGGTCACCACTTACCAGAGTGCGATGCGGGCGGTGGCCTATGCCATCGTCGGCCAGCGGCATGCCGATGAGGTGGTGCAGGACGCCTGGTTGTCGGTGGTTCGCAACCTCGCCAGGTTCGAAGGGCGTTCGAGCCTGAAGACCTGGTTGCTGACGATCACGGCGAACGCCGCCAAGGGCCGCTACAAGCAAAATCGTCGCGAGGTGTTACTCGACGATCTGCCTTCGCCCCATGGGACCATTGGCGATGAACGCTTCACGCCTGACGATGGTCATTGGGCTGTGGCCCCTTACGCCTGGCACCAGGACACCCCGGAAGCCTTGCTGACCGAGGAGGAATTGCGTAAATGCCTGGAACATACGCTGCTGAGCTTGTCCCAGTTGCAGAGCAGCGTGCTGGTGCTGCGCGAGCGCCAGGGCCTGGAGCTGGAAGAAATCTGTAATCTTCTGACGCTCTCACTCTCGAATGTACGTGTGCTGCTGCACCGGGCACGGCTTAAAGTCTTCGCTACCGTGGAGCATTTTGAGGAAACGGGTGAATGCTGA
- a CDS encoding beta-ketoacyl-ACP synthase III, which produces MHNVVISGTGLYTPANSISNEELVQSFNAYVQQFNSENAAAIERGDVQALTESSAAFIEKASGIKSRFVMDKDGILDPQRMAPRLPERSNDEWSVLCQMAVGAAEQALQRAGKTAADIDGVIVACSNLQRAYPAIAIEVQEALGIQGFGFDMNVACSSATFGIQNAANSIQLGQARAILMVNPEVCTGHLNFRDRDSHFIFGDAATAVILERADLATSEHQFDVVSTKLLTQFSNNIRNNFGFLNRTAEEGIGAPDKLFVQEGRKVFRDVCPMVAELIGTHLAENQLGVNDVKRFWLHQANLSMNHLIVKKLLGREASVEEAPVILDTYANTSSAGSVIAFHTYQDDLPKGSVAVLSSFGAGYSIGSVILRKR; this is translated from the coding sequence GTGCATAACGTCGTCATCAGCGGCACTGGCCTGTACACCCCGGCCAACAGCATCTCCAACGAAGAGCTGGTGCAGTCTTTCAATGCCTATGTGCAGCAGTTCAACAGCGAAAACGCCGCTGCCATCGAGCGCGGTGACGTGCAGGCGCTGACGGAGTCCAGCGCGGCGTTCATCGAAAAGGCCTCGGGCATCAAGAGCCGTTTCGTGATGGACAAGGACGGCATCCTCGACCCGCAGCGCATGGCCCCACGCTTGCCCGAGCGCAGCAACGACGAATGGTCGGTACTCTGCCAGATGGCCGTCGGCGCCGCCGAACAGGCCCTGCAGCGCGCGGGCAAGACTGCCGCCGATATCGATGGCGTGATCGTCGCCTGTTCCAACCTGCAGCGGGCCTACCCGGCCATCGCCATCGAGGTTCAGGAAGCCCTGGGTATCCAGGGGTTCGGTTTCGATATGAATGTGGCCTGTTCCTCGGCCACGTTTGGAATCCAGAATGCCGCCAACAGCATCCAGTTGGGCCAGGCCCGGGCGATCCTGATGGTCAATCCGGAAGTCTGCACTGGTCATTTGAATTTCCGTGATCGCGACAGCCACTTCATCTTTGGCGATGCCGCCACGGCGGTGATCCTCGAGCGAGCCGACCTGGCAACGTCCGAGCACCAGTTCGATGTAGTGAGCACCAAACTGCTGACCCAGTTCTCCAACAACATTCGCAATAACTTTGGCTTTCTCAACCGTACCGCGGAAGAGGGCATTGGCGCGCCGGACAAGTTGTTCGTGCAGGAAGGTCGCAAGGTGTTTCGCGATGTCTGCCCGATGGTGGCGGAGCTGATCGGTACGCACTTGGCGGAAAACCAGCTGGGCGTCAACGATGTAAAGCGCTTCTGGCTGCACCAGGCCAACCTGAGCATGAACCACCTGATCGTGAAGAAACTGCTGGGCCGCGAGGCGTCGGTGGAAGAAGCACCGGTGATCCTCGATACCTACGCCAACACCAGCTCGGCGGGTTCGGTGATTGCGTTTCACACCTATCAGGATGACTTGCCCAAGGGCTCCGTGGCGGTGCTCAGCTCGTTCGGTGCGGGCTATTCCATCGGCAGTGTGATCCTGCGCAAACGCTGA
- the hrpA gene encoding ATP-dependent RNA helicase HrpA — MTDQAPAIDQLLKNLDHAMLADRHRLRRQLLELRKKPDEQKLAQWVARMQASCAQVTARRASLPVIRYDDSLPIAAKRDEIKDALNKHQVLIIAGETGSGKTTQLPKICLEIGRGQYGLIGHTQPRRIAARSVASRVAEELATPLGALVGYQVRFEDQSDSNTLIKLMTDGILLAETQNDRYLERYDTIIVDEAHERSLNIDFLLGYLKTLLPRRPDLKVIITSATIDLERFSKHFDDAPIVEVSGRTFPVETWYRPLTLEQDEEGNRVEDDLTVDQAILATLDEIAAYERSERRSPGDVLVFLPGEREIRDAAEMLRKAQLKHTEILPLYARLSPAEQQRIFQSHPGRRVVLATNVAETSLTVPGIRYVIDSGTARISRYSYRAKVQRLPIEAISQASANQRKGRCGRVEPGICIRLYSEEDFIGRPEFTDPEILRTNLAAVILQMLHLRLGEITDFPFIEPPDGKAISDGFNLLQELSAVDRNSQLTPLGRQLARLPVDPRMGRMLLEAAKLGSLQEVLIVASAMSIQDPRERPPERQQAADQAHAQWKDPDSDFAGLVNLWRGFEEQRQELTASPLRNWCRKNFLNYLRLREWRDSHRQLSLICRDMQLTINKEPADFPKLHKAVLSGLLSQIGQKTEDGDYLGARQRRFWIHPSSGIGKKRPQWLMTAELVETTKLYARMVAKIDADWIEPLAGHLIKKNHFEPHWEKKRGQVVAFEQITLFGLIVVGRRPVHYGPIDPVVSRELFIREGLVRGEIQSRAKCLAANQQLLEQLDELEAKARRRDILADEETLYAFYDARLPAEIHQTATFDSWYKVNSQKDPQLLIMREEDVLAREASEVTAAHYPDTLHLGDLALALSYHFEPNHPRDGVTLRVPAPLLPALPAERLDWLVPGLIEAKCIALVRNLPKALRKNFVPVPDFVKAALQRIEFGQGSLPQALGRELLRMTGARVSDEAWAEAAQQVENHLKMNLEVVDGQGKFLGEGRDLAQLTARFAEASQAALAVPQTAKSQQPVQAKAFAPVAEKTQQNIAGLSMTVYPALVEENGTVKEGRFSTAAEAEFQHRRALQRLLMQQLAEPAKFLRGKLPGLTELGLMYRELGRVDALVEDILLASLDSCVLEGEATLPRDGAGLAALAERKRGGWTEHAERLARLTLEVLKLWHGLQKRFKGKIDLAQAVALNDIKQQLSNLVYPGFVRETPAQWFKELPRFLKAIELRLEKLPSQVQKDRVWSTELSGLWAQYQNRLNKHAQEGKRDPQLELYRWWLEEYRVSLFAQQLGTKVPISDKRLSKQWSQVEP; from the coding sequence ATGACTGACCAAGCGCCCGCTATCGACCAACTGCTGAAAAACCTCGACCACGCCATGCTCGCCGACCGTCACCGCTTGCGGCGCCAGTTGCTTGAGCTGCGCAAGAAGCCCGATGAGCAGAAGCTGGCGCAGTGGGTGGCGCGCATGCAGGCGTCCTGTGCCCAGGTCACGGCGCGGCGGGCCAGCCTGCCGGTGATTCGTTACGACGACAGCCTGCCGATTGCCGCCAAGCGCGATGAAATCAAGGACGCGCTGAACAAACACCAGGTGCTGATCATCGCCGGTGAGACCGGCTCGGGCAAAACCACCCAGCTGCCGAAGATCTGCCTGGAAATCGGGCGCGGTCAATACGGCCTGATCGGTCATACCCAGCCACGCAGGATCGCGGCGCGCAGCGTGGCCAGCCGCGTCGCTGAAGAATTGGCGACGCCCTTGGGCGCACTGGTCGGCTATCAGGTGCGTTTTGAAGACCAAAGCGATTCCAACACCCTGATCAAACTGATGACCGACGGTATCCTGCTGGCGGAAACCCAGAACGACCGCTACCTGGAACGCTACGACACGATCATCGTCGACGAAGCCCACGAGCGCAGCCTGAACATCGACTTCCTGCTGGGTTACCTCAAGACCCTGTTGCCGCGTCGCCCGGACCTGAAAGTCATCATTACCTCGGCAACCATCGATCTGGAGCGTTTCTCCAAACATTTCGACGATGCGCCCATCGTGGAGGTGTCAGGCCGTACCTTCCCGGTGGAAACCTGGTACCGCCCGCTGACCCTGGAGCAGGACGAGGAGGGCAACCGCGTCGAGGACGACTTGACTGTCGACCAGGCGATCCTCGCCACTCTCGACGAAATCGCCGCTTATGAACGCAGCGAACGGCGTAGCCCCGGCGATGTGCTGGTGTTCCTGCCCGGCGAACGCGAAATTCGCGACGCCGCCGAGATGTTGCGCAAGGCGCAGCTCAAGCACACGGAAATCCTGCCGCTGTATGCGCGCCTGTCACCGGCCGAGCAGCAGCGCATTTTCCAGTCACACCCCGGCCGTCGCGTGGTACTGGCGACCAACGTTGCGGAAACCTCGCTGACGGTGCCGGGCATTCGCTATGTGATCGACAGCGGCACTGCGCGCATCAGCCGCTACAGCTACCGCGCCAAGGTGCAGCGCCTGCCGATCGAGGCAATTTCCCAGGCCAGCGCCAACCAGCGTAAAGGCCGTTGCGGCCGTGTCGAGCCGGGCATCTGCATTCGCTTGTACAGCGAAGAAGACTTTATCGGGCGCCCGGAATTTACCGACCCCGAGATTTTGCGCACCAACCTCGCGGCGGTGATCCTGCAGATGCTGCACCTGCGCCTGGGTGAAATCACTGACTTCCCGTTCATCGAACCGCCGGATGGCAAGGCCATCAGCGACGGTTTCAACCTGCTGCAAGAGCTGTCGGCGGTGGACCGCAACAGCCAGCTCACGCCGTTGGGTCGCCAACTGGCGCGCCTACCGGTGGACCCGCGCATGGGCCGCATGCTGCTCGAAGCCGCCAAGCTGGGCAGTCTGCAGGAGGTGCTGATCGTGGCCAGCGCCATGTCCATCCAGGACCCGCGCGAGCGCCCGCCGGAACGCCAGCAGGCCGCCGACCAGGCTCATGCGCAGTGGAAAGACCCGGACTCGGACTTCGCCGGGCTGGTTAATCTGTGGCGCGGCTTTGAAGAGCAGCGCCAGGAACTGACCGCCAGCCCGCTGCGCAATTGGTGTCGCAAGAACTTCCTGAACTACCTGCGCCTGCGCGAGTGGCGCGATTCCCATCGCCAGTTGAGCCTGATCTGCCGCGACATGCAGCTGACGATCAACAAGGAACCGGCGGATTTCCCGAAACTGCACAAGGCGGTGCTGTCCGGCTTGCTCAGCCAGATCGGCCAGAAGACCGAGGACGGCGACTACCTCGGTGCCCGTCAGCGGCGCTTCTGGATTCACCCCTCTTCGGGCATCGGCAAAAAGCGCCCGCAATGGCTGATGACCGCTGAGCTGGTGGAAACCACCAAGTTGTATGCGCGCATGGTGGCCAAGATTGACGCCGACTGGATCGAACCGCTGGCCGGGCACCTGATCAAGAAAAACCACTTCGAACCCCATTGGGAAAAGAAGCGCGGCCAAGTCGTGGCCTTTGAGCAGATCACCTTGTTCGGCCTGATCGTGGTCGGGCGCCGGCCGGTGCATTACGGGCCGATCGACCCGGTGGTGTCCCGCGAGCTGTTTATTCGCGAAGGCCTGGTGCGCGGGGAAATCCAGTCTCGCGCCAAGTGCCTTGCGGCCAACCAGCAGTTGCTGGAGCAGCTCGATGAGCTGGAAGCCAAGGCGCGCCGGCGCGACATCCTGGCCGACGAGGAAACCCTCTACGCCTTCTACGATGCGCGCTTGCCGGCCGAGATTCATCAGACGGCGACGTTCGACAGCTGGTACAAGGTCAACAGCCAGAAAGACCCGCAACTGCTGATCATGCGCGAGGAGGACGTGCTGGCCCGCGAAGCCAGTGAAGTCACCGCGGCGCATTACCCGGACACCTTGCACCTGGGCGATCTGGCCCTGGCCTTGAGCTACCACTTCGAACCCAACCACCCGCGCGACGGCGTGACCCTGCGCGTGCCGGCACCGCTGTTGCCGGCCTTGCCCGCCGAGCGCCTGGACTGGCTGGTACCCGGGTTGATCGAAGCCAAGTGCATTGCCCTGGTGCGCAACCTGCCCAAGGCGCTGCGTAAAAACTTCGTGCCGGTGCCGGATTTCGTCAAGGCGGCGTTGCAGCGCATCGAGTTTGGCCAGGGCTCGCTGCCCCAGGCGTTGGGCCGCGAGCTGTTGCGCATGACCGGCGCGCGGGTCAGTGATGAAGCCTGGGCGGAAGCTGCGCAGCAGGTGGAAAACCACTTGAAAATGAACCTGGAAGTGGTCGACGGCCAGGGCAAATTCCTCGGCGAGGGCCGTGACCTGGCGCAGTTGACCGCGCGTTTCGCCGAAGCCAGCCAGGCCGCCCTGGCGGTGCCGCAAACCGCAAAAAGCCAACAGCCGGTGCAAGCCAAGGCGTTTGCGCCGGTGGCCGAAAAAACCCAGCAAAACATTGCCGGCCTTTCGATGACGGTGTACCCGGCGCTGGTGGAAGAAAACGGCACGGTCAAGGAAGGGCGTTTCTCCACGGCCGCCGAAGCCGAATTCCAGCACCGCCGTGCTCTGCAGCGCCTGCTCATGCAACAGCTGGCGGAACCGGCCAAATTCTTGCGCGGCAAATTGCCGGGGCTCACCGAGTTGGGCCTGATGTATCGCGAGCTGGGGCGTGTCGATGCGCTGGTGGAGGACATCCTGCTGGCGAGTCTCGATAGCTGCGTCCTGGAAGGCGAAGCCACGCTGCCCCGCGACGGCGCTGGGCTGGCCGCGCTGGCCGAGCGCAAGCGTGGCGGCTGGACCGAACATGCCGAGCGTCTGGCGCGCCTGACCCTGGAAGTGCTGAAACTCTGGCATGGCCTGCAAAAGCGCTTCAAAGGCAAAATCGATCTGGCCCAGGCGGTAGCTTTGAACGATATCAAGCAGCAGTTGAGCAACCTGGTATACCCAGGGTTCGTGCGCGAAACCCCGGCACAGTGGTTCAAGGAGCTGCCGCGTTTCCTCAAGGCTATTGAACTGCGCCTGGAAAAACTGCCGAGCCAGGTGCAGAAGGACCGCGTGTGGAGCACCGAGCTAAGTGGTCTGTGGGCGCAGTACCAGAATCGCTTGAACAAGCATGCCCAGGAAGGCAAGCGCGATCCGCAGCTGGAGCTGTATCGCTGGTGGCTGGAGGAATACCGGGTGTCATTGTTTGCTCAGCAACTGGGGACCAAGGTGCCGATTTCCGATAAGCGTTTGAGCAAGCAATGGAGCCAAGTAGAGCCTTGA
- a CDS encoding transposase: MQQRKTYTREFKQRAASMVLDDNCSVPDVCASMDVGPTALRRWVDQVRKERHKGQPVAGTKAISDEQRELQQLRAKVKRLETEAEILKKATALLMSDPDRFS; encoded by the coding sequence ATGCAACAGCGAAAGACCTATACCCGCGAGTTCAAGCAACGTGCTGCAAGCATGGTTCTTGATGATAACTGCTCAGTTCCCGACGTCTGTGCATCGATGGACGTTGGCCCTACGGCTCTGCGCCGCTGGGTTGATCAGGTTCGTAAAGAGCGTCACAAAGGGCAGCCAGTGGCAGGTACCAAAGCTATCAGCGACGAACAGCGAGAGCTTCAACAGCTACGAGCCAAGGTCAAGCGCCTGGAGACTGAGGCTGAAATCTTAAAAAAGGCTACGGCTCTCTTGATGTCGGATCCCGATCGTTTTTCCTGA
- a CDS encoding IS3 family transposase — MRESSSYPTSLLCSALGVSRSAFYDWIKRRSAPNAERDALRAKVVQLHVESRESAGARMISQRLKAQQIKVGRYLVAKLMAEANLASKQRRRHQYRSRGVEAFVAKNLLERNFEPTAINQVWCGDVTSLMVGKRWYHLAAVIDLFARRIVGWAFSLINDANLVSKALRMAVEVRGKHAGLMFHSDQGCQYTSQLFQSELLEHGITQSMSRRGQCWDNAPTERFFGTLKSEWVPTKGYTTVEEAKQDMTRFFMRYNRIRLHSYNNYLSPIAMEQEAA, encoded by the coding sequence CTGAGGGAGTCGAGTTCATATCCGACCAGCCTGCTTTGCAGTGCGCTAGGCGTTTCTCGCAGCGCGTTTTATGACTGGATTAAGCGTCGCTCAGCGCCGAATGCCGAGCGTGACGCGCTTAGAGCAAAAGTCGTGCAATTGCATGTCGAAAGCCGGGAAAGTGCAGGCGCGCGGATGATCTCTCAGCGCTTGAAGGCCCAGCAGATCAAGGTGGGAAGGTATTTAGTTGCAAAGCTCATGGCGGAGGCAAATCTGGCCAGCAAACAGCGCCGCCGCCATCAGTATCGTTCTAGAGGCGTCGAAGCATTTGTGGCCAAGAACCTGCTCGAGCGTAACTTCGAGCCAACCGCAATTAATCAGGTCTGGTGCGGCGACGTTACCAGCCTGATGGTTGGGAAACGCTGGTATCACTTGGCAGCGGTGATCGATCTGTTCGCCCGCCGAATCGTTGGCTGGGCATTTTCTCTGATCAATGACGCCAACCTGGTAAGCAAGGCGCTGAGAATGGCGGTAGAGGTTCGAGGCAAACATGCAGGCTTGATGTTTCATTCGGATCAAGGCTGCCAATACACCAGCCAGCTCTTTCAGTCCGAGCTGCTGGAGCATGGAATAACGCAAAGCATGAGCCGCAGGGGGCAGTGCTGGGACAACGCGCCAACAGAGCGTTTCTTCGGGACGCTCAAATCAGAGTGGGTGCCCACCAAAGGCTATACGACAGTTGAAGAAGCCAAGCAGGATATGACCCGCTTCTTCATGCGATACAACCGAATCAGGCTCCACAGCTACAACAACTACCTGTCGCCAATAGCCATGGAGCAGGAGGCGGCTTAA
- the aceK gene encoding bifunctional isocitrate dehydrogenase kinase/phosphatase → MSQPALAIARMILDGFDDYREHFRQITDGARERFEKAQWQQGQAASAARINLYEEKVGEVTARLQAAFEASVLQDIDLWPQVKSAYIGLIDLRFDDELSETWYNSVFCSLFSHDLISDGCMFIHTTRPSLRRARAAQTRTYTPAGKIADMLEQVFADYSFSEPYADLPADLRRLEAQLRENLPDWVCKDPDLNVELFSSVLYRNKGAYLVGRIYTRDEQWPLVIPLLHREGQGIQIDALITDEAEVSIIFSFTRSYFMVDVAVPAEFIDFLKRILPGKHIAELYTSIGFYKHGKSEFYRALINHLATTDDQFIMAPGVRGMVMSVFTLPGFNTVFKIIKDRFSPSKNVNRATVIEKYRLVKSVDRVGRMADTQEFADFRFPLSKFEPDCLAELLEVAAGTVEVEGGTVLIRHCWTERRMTPLNLYLENANPAQVREALEDYGLAIKQLAAANIFPGDMLLKNFGVTRHGRVVFYDYDEICFLTEANFRHIPAPRTPEDEMASEPWYSIGPLDVFPEEFPPFLFADAGQRRLFDELHGELYNADYWKGLQEAIRAGKVIDVFPYRRRENAHS, encoded by the coding sequence ATGTCGCAGCCTGCCCTCGCTATCGCCCGGATGATCCTCGACGGTTTCGACGACTACCGTGAGCACTTTCGCCAGATCACCGATGGCGCTCGCGAGCGCTTCGAAAAGGCCCAGTGGCAGCAAGGGCAGGCCGCTTCGGCGGCGCGCATCAACCTGTATGAAGAGAAGGTGGGAGAGGTCACGGCGCGTCTGCAGGCCGCTTTCGAGGCAAGTGTGTTGCAGGACATTGACCTGTGGCCACAGGTGAAAAGTGCCTACATCGGCCTGATTGACCTGCGCTTTGACGATGAGCTGTCCGAAACCTGGTACAACTCGGTGTTCTGCAGCCTGTTCAGCCATGACCTGATCAGCGACGGCTGCATGTTTATCCACACCACGCGCCCCAGCTTGCGTCGGGCGCGGGCGGCGCAAACCCGCACCTACACGCCTGCCGGCAAGATCGCCGACATGCTCGAGCAGGTATTCGCCGATTATAGCTTCAGTGAGCCCTACGCCGACTTACCTGCCGACCTGCGCCGCCTGGAAGCCCAACTGCGGGAAAACCTGCCGGATTGGGTGTGCAAAGACCCCGATTTAAACGTCGAGCTGTTTTCCTCGGTGCTTTACCGCAACAAGGGCGCCTACCTCGTAGGGCGTATCTACACCCGCGACGAACAGTGGCCGTTGGTGATTCCATTGCTGCACCGCGAAGGCCAGGGGATCCAGATCGATGCGTTGATCACCGATGAAGCCGAGGTGTCGATCATCTTTTCCTTTACGCGCTCCTATTTCATGGTCGACGTGGCCGTGCCGGCGGAGTTCATCGACTTTCTCAAGCGTATCCTGCCCGGCAAGCACATCGCCGAGCTGTACACGTCCATCGGCTTCTATAAACACGGCAAGTCGGAGTTCTATCGCGCACTGATCAACCACCTCGCGACTACCGATGACCAATTCATCATGGCGCCCGGCGTGCGCGGCATGGTCATGAGCGTATTTACCCTGCCGGGCTTCAATACCGTGTTCAAGATCATCAAGGACCGTTTTTCACCGTCGAAAAACGTCAACCGCGCCACGGTGATCGAGAAGTACCGCCTGGTCAAAAGCGTCGATCGGGTAGGGCGCATGGCCGACACCCAGGAATTCGCCGACTTCCGCTTCCCCTTGAGCAAGTTCGAGCCCGACTGCCTCGCCGAGTTGCTGGAAGTGGCCGCAGGCACCGTCGAAGTGGAAGGGGGCACCGTGTTGATCCGCCACTGCTGGACCGAACGGCGCATGACCCCGCTCAACCTCTACCTGGAAAACGCCAACCCCGCCCAGGTACGCGAGGCCCTGGAAGACTACGGGCTGGCGATCAAGCAATTGGCGGCGGCGAATATCTTTCCCGGTGACATGCTGCTCAAGAACTTCGGCGTTACCCGCCACGGTCGAGTGGTGTTCTATGACTACGATGAAATCTGCTTTCTGACCGAAGCCAACTTCCGCCACATCCCCGCACCGCGCACGCCCGAAGACGAAATGGCCTCCGAGCCCTGGTATTCCATCGGCCCACTGGATGTATTCCCGGAAGAGTTTCCACCCTTCCTGTTTGCCGATGCCGGCCAGCGCAGGCTGTTCGATGAGTTGCATGGCGAGTTGTATAACGCCGATTACTGGAAGGGCCTGCAGGAGGCGATACGTGCAGGGAAAGTGATCGATGTGTTTCCGTATCGACGCAGAGAGAACGCTCACTCATAG